In Marinobacter sp. LQ44, the following are encoded in one genomic region:
- a CDS encoding NUDIX hydrolase, with the protein MKYCSTCGQPVEQRIPEGDNRHRYVCISCETIHYQNPRIVAGTVPVWEGRILLCRRAIEPRYGYWTLPAGFMENAETTIEAAARETREEALAEVNIQGLYSIIDVPHINQVHMFYRATLKDGLFGAGEESLESKLFEPGDIPWDEISFPTVRKTLELFLADMKSESYNVHVTDIRHPMAKKA; encoded by the coding sequence ATGAAGTATTGCAGCACTTGCGGCCAACCGGTTGAGCAACGCATTCCTGAGGGCGACAATCGGCACCGTTATGTTTGCATAAGCTGCGAGACCATACATTACCAGAACCCACGGATTGTTGCCGGTACGGTTCCAGTGTGGGAGGGCAGGATCCTGCTGTGTCGCAGAGCCATCGAACCCCGGTATGGCTATTGGACTCTGCCAGCAGGCTTCATGGAAAACGCGGAAACGACGATAGAAGCGGCAGCCCGGGAAACCCGTGAAGAAGCACTGGCGGAAGTGAACATTCAGGGGCTCTACTCCATCATTGATGTACCGCACATCAACCAGGTCCACATGTTCTACCGTGCCACACTCAAAGACGGTCTATTCGGCGCCGGAGAAGAATCCCTGGAATCAAAGCTGTTCGAACCCGGCGATATTCCCTGGGATGAGATATCTTTCCCCACGGTGCGCAAGACGCTTGAGCTGTTCCTTGCGGATATGAAGTCTGAATCCTACAACGTCCATGTCACCGATATTCGCCACCCAATGGCGAAAAAAGCCTGA
- a CDS encoding gamma carbonic anhydrase family protein, with protein sequence MFYRIDQYQPEKEGDGQFVAHNATVIGRVKLMEKSSIWFNVVIRGDNELITIGPETNVQDGSVLHTDPGIPLTLGRGVTVGHKAMLHGCQIGDYSLVGINAVILNGAKIGKHCLIGANTLIPEGMEVPDGSMVVGSPGKIRRELNDNQKKMLELSAMHYVKNAERYLATLTKVDI encoded by the coding sequence ATGTTTTACAGAATTGATCAATATCAGCCAGAAAAGGAAGGCGATGGCCAGTTTGTCGCCCACAACGCCACGGTGATCGGGCGCGTAAAGCTGATGGAAAAATCGAGTATCTGGTTCAATGTTGTCATTCGTGGTGATAACGAACTGATTACGATCGGCCCCGAAACGAACGTACAGGATGGCTCAGTACTGCATACCGACCCGGGCATTCCGCTAACCCTGGGGCGTGGGGTGACGGTTGGCCACAAAGCCATGCTGCACGGATGCCAGATCGGCGACTACTCCCTGGTTGGGATCAATGCGGTGATTCTGAACGGCGCGAAGATTGGCAAACACTGCCTGATTGGAGCAAACACGTTGATTCCGGAGGGTATGGAGGTACCAGATGGCTCGATGGTGGTGGGCTCTCCGGGGAAAATTCGCCGCGAACTCAACGATAACCAGAAAAAGATGCTTGAGCTCAGCGCAATGCACTATGTAAAAAATGCCGAGCGCTACCTGGCGACACTGACCAAGGTGGATATCTGA
- a CDS encoding regulatory protein RecX: MAKHEKEQDPEYKARSAALRLLARREHSRYELALKLRQRRIAGDLIDSVLDEYEREGWLDDQRFADVYARQRMDLGYGPLRILAELQQRGVHLTPECLEVVSEEGWCQRAVRLRAKRYGLGRLDDDLPEKLRQARFLSRRGFSATQVERALEAREEDCGDECTW, translated from the coding sequence ATGGCAAAACACGAAAAAGAGCAGGACCCGGAATACAAAGCCCGCTCTGCGGCATTGCGCCTGCTCGCCCGCAGAGAGCACAGTCGTTACGAGCTGGCGCTAAAACTGCGGCAGCGGCGTATTGCAGGCGATCTGATTGATTCTGTCCTGGATGAGTATGAGCGCGAAGGCTGGTTGGACGATCAGCGCTTTGCCGATGTCTATGCCCGGCAGAGAATGGACCTCGGCTATGGGCCGTTGAGGATCCTGGCAGAGCTGCAACAGCGGGGCGTTCATCTCACACCGGAATGTCTCGAGGTGGTCTCGGAAGAGGGCTGGTGTCAGCGGGCTGTCCGCTTACGTGCCAAACGGTACGGCCTGGGGCGACTGGATGACGATTTGCCGGAGAAACTGCGGCAGGCTCGATTCCTGAGTCGCAGAGGTTTCTCCGCGACTCAGGTAGAACGAGCGCTGGAAGCGCGTGAGGAAGATTGTGGCGATGAGTGCACGTGGTGA
- a CDS encoding NUDIX hydrolase yields the protein MQDLLTERLSNYAPRQLALDYPEAGILVPITDNERDPEMIFTLRSSNLKTHRGQVAYPGGKRDPDDASLIATALRETHEEIGLPPDQVKVIAPLSQVMSLHRILVTPYVGVVPGDHPLEPNPHEIESVFRVPISWFLEDQRERTDTLSFLNSTLYVPCYRWQQYQIWGLSAVVLVDFLNAVYDAGIDILEPPR from the coding sequence GTGCAAGACCTGTTAACCGAGCGATTGTCGAATTACGCGCCCAGACAACTGGCACTGGACTACCCTGAAGCCGGTATCCTGGTGCCTATTACGGATAACGAGCGTGATCCGGAGATGATTTTTACCCTGAGGTCATCCAACCTCAAAACGCATCGGGGGCAGGTGGCCTATCCTGGCGGCAAGCGGGATCCTGACGACGCCTCCCTGATTGCAACCGCACTGCGTGAAACCCACGAAGAAATCGGTCTGCCCCCGGATCAGGTAAAAGTCATTGCGCCGTTAAGCCAGGTTATGTCGCTGCACCGTATCCTTGTCACTCCATACGTGGGCGTTGTGCCAGGCGATCATCCCCTGGAGCCAAACCCCCACGAGATCGAAAGTGTCTTCCGTGTTCCGATCTCCTGGTTCCTGGAAGATCAAAGGGAGCGTACCGACACGCTCAGTTTTCTGAACAGCACTCTGTACGTGCCCTGCTATCGTTGGCAGCAGTATCAGATATGGGGGTTGTCGGCGGTGGTGCTGGTCGATTTTCTGAATGCTGTGTACGATGCCGGAATCGATATTCTCGAGCCACCCCGTTGA
- the purT gene encoding formate-dependent phosphoribosylglycinamide formyltransferase: MTGSNRTVRIGTPLKPSATRVLFCGAGELGKEVVIELQRFGIEVIAVDRYENAPAMQVAHRSHVIDMLDGSALRAIIEAEKPDLIVPEIEAIATAELVRLEEEGYNVVPTARAVNLTMNREGIRRLAAEELGLSTSKYRFAGTREEYLAAIDEVGLPLVVKPVMSSSGKGQSTVKSAAEVEAAWEYAQTGGRAGKGRVIVEGFVDFDYEITLLTVKHRDGVSFCDPIGHRQEDGDYRESWQPHPMSDAAFARATEIARAVVENLGGYGIYGVELFIKDDQVWFSEVSPRPHDTGLVTLMSQDLSEFALHARAILGMPIPAIRQQGPTASAVILPEGDSGNVVFSGLEHALSEPDTQVRLFGKPELKGRRRMGVALAKGRTIEEARQRAIKVAQQVKVELN; this comes from the coding sequence ATGACTGGTTCAAATAGAACGGTGCGTATCGGCACGCCTCTGAAGCCATCGGCCACCCGTGTGCTTTTTTGCGGCGCCGGAGAGCTCGGTAAAGAGGTTGTTATAGAGCTGCAACGTTTCGGCATAGAGGTGATTGCAGTCGACCGATACGAGAATGCGCCTGCCATGCAGGTTGCGCATCGGAGCCACGTTATCGATATGCTGGATGGTTCAGCGTTGCGCGCCATCATTGAAGCGGAGAAGCCGGACCTGATCGTTCCGGAGATTGAGGCAATTGCCACCGCTGAGCTGGTTCGGTTGGAAGAAGAAGGTTACAACGTGGTGCCCACCGCCCGGGCGGTTAACCTGACCATGAATCGAGAGGGCATTCGCCGGCTCGCGGCTGAGGAGCTTGGGCTAAGTACATCAAAGTACCGTTTTGCCGGTACCCGGGAAGAGTATCTGGCCGCCATTGATGAGGTCGGGTTGCCATTGGTGGTGAAGCCGGTTATGAGCTCGTCCGGTAAAGGTCAGAGTACGGTGAAGAGTGCAGCGGAGGTAGAAGCTGCCTGGGAATATGCCCAAACCGGTGGACGGGCTGGTAAGGGTAGGGTAATCGTCGAAGGCTTTGTGGACTTCGATTATGAAATAACGCTGCTGACAGTGAAGCATCGCGATGGTGTTTCATTCTGTGATCCGATTGGTCACAGGCAGGAAGACGGCGATTACCGTGAGTCATGGCAGCCACACCCTATGTCCGATGCCGCGTTTGCGCGAGCAACCGAGATTGCTCGGGCGGTGGTCGAGAATCTGGGTGGCTACGGTATCTATGGTGTTGAGTTGTTCATTAAGGACGACCAGGTATGGTTTTCGGAGGTTTCTCCCAGACCCCACGATACTGGCCTGGTCACCTTGATGTCCCAGGACCTTTCAGAGTTCGCGCTGCATGCCCGCGCCATTTTGGGTATGCCCATTCCTGCCATTCGCCAGCAGGGCCCAACCGCCTCGGCGGTCATCCTGCCGGAGGGAGATTCCGGTAACGTGGTATTCTCCGGGCTGGAGCATGCCCTGTCAGAGCCTGATACTCAGGTTCGTCTGTTCGGTAAGCCGGAATTGAAGGGGCGTCGGCGTATGGGTGTGGCCCTTGCAAAAGGGCGCACGATAGAAGAGGCTCGCCAACGTGCGATCAAGGTAGCGCAGC
- the purL gene encoding phosphoribosylformylglycinamidine synthase, which translates to MLELRGAPALSPFRSRKLHSRIQKLVPDVEHVYAEFMHFVDLDADLSDSEQAILDRLLTYGPSVELEQPDGVLFLVVPRPGTLSPWSSKATDIARNCGLRQIRRIERGIAYYVRSSSKLGLEQREKIAALLHDRMTQKVFHEMGGAELLFSHDEPRPLGRVPVLAGGRSALVEANGRLGLALADDEIDYLVTAFTDLERDPTDVELMMFAQANSEHCRHKIFNASWDIDGEGQEKSLFAMIKNTFEMNSEGVLSAYKDNAAVITGSEAGRFFPAPETGVYRYHREPVHILMKVETHNHPTAISPFAGAATGSGGEIRDEGATGRGSKPKAGLAGFTVSNLNIPGDEQPWEFGYGKPERIASPLDIMIEGPIGGAAFNNEFGRPNLAGYFRTFEEKVPGAAGEEVRGYHKPIMIAGGLGNIRENHVEKGNIPVGAKLIVLGGPSMLIGLGGGAASSMDSGSSNENLDFASVQRDNPEMERRCQEVIDRCWQMGEDNPICFIHDVGAGGLSNAMPELVKDGGRGGKFELRDIPSDEPGMSPLEIWCNESQERYVMAVAPENLDLFDALCRRERCPYAVIGEATESHHLELGDSYFDDKPVDLPMEVLFGKPPRMHRSVARSSFTKPIFDSTKIDLHDAIRRVLRLPSVGSKSFLITIGDRTITGLVARDQMVGPWQVPVSDVAVTAASFDVRTGEAMAMGERTPLAVIDAPASGRMAVGEVITNLAAAAIGKLSDIRLSANWMAAAGHPGEDENLYEAVKAVGMELCPSLGITIPVGKDSMSMKTTWEEDNGEQKSVTAPLSLIVSGFAPVTDVARTLTPQLRSDAGETDLILIDLAAGQNRLGGSALAQVYRQVGAVAPDLDDPEDIKAFFAVVQGLNADGKLLAYHDRSDGGLFVTLAEMAFAGRTGLDIKLDGLAEDSSQFARELFNEELGAVIQVRRDDTSFVLQQFSAAGLGDHTSVVGTLNDKDRVRLTFGGDTVVDESRSELQRLWAETSYQIQSLRDNADCAQEEFDNLLDESDPGLSVDLAFDINEDVAAPFINAGARPKVAVLREQGVNGQVEMAAAFDRAGFEAIDVHMSDLLSGRITLEAFQSLVACGGFSYGDVLGAGEGWAKSILFNDRVRDQFAAFFNRQDTLALGVCNGCQMLSNLHELIPGSEGWPRFVRNQSEQFEARLVMVEVAPSPSAFLDGMAGSRMPIAVAHGEGRVEFASGNSAQSLADNELVAMRYVDNRGQQTTRYPYNPNGSEAGITGVTSRDGRVTIMMPHPERVFRAVQHSWRPDGWQEDGPWIRMFRNARRWIG; encoded by the coding sequence ATGCTTGAACTTCGCGGCGCTCCCGCGCTCTCGCCTTTCCGTTCCAGAAAGCTGCACTCCCGCATTCAGAAACTTGTTCCTGATGTGGAGCATGTATACGCGGAATTTATGCACTTTGTGGATCTCGATGCCGACCTTTCCGATTCGGAACAGGCAATACTTGATCGCCTTCTGACTTACGGGCCCAGCGTTGAACTGGAGCAGCCAGATGGTGTTCTGTTCCTGGTGGTCCCGCGCCCGGGAACACTCTCTCCCTGGTCCAGTAAGGCCACCGATATCGCGCGCAACTGTGGCCTGCGGCAGATTCGCAGAATCGAGCGCGGCATTGCCTACTACGTGCGGTCTTCCAGCAAACTTGGCCTTGAGCAGCGCGAGAAAATCGCCGCTCTGCTGCATGACCGGATGACCCAGAAGGTGTTCCATGAGATGGGCGGGGCAGAGTTGCTGTTCAGCCATGACGAGCCCAGGCCACTGGGACGGGTGCCAGTGTTGGCTGGTGGCCGGAGTGCTCTGGTTGAAGCAAACGGGCGCCTGGGCCTTGCCCTCGCGGACGATGAAATCGATTACTTGGTAACAGCGTTTACCGACCTTGAGCGTGACCCCACCGACGTCGAGCTGATGATGTTTGCCCAGGCGAACTCGGAGCATTGCCGCCACAAGATCTTTAATGCTTCCTGGGATATTGACGGCGAAGGTCAGGAAAAATCCCTGTTTGCCATGATCAAGAACACTTTCGAGATGAACAGCGAAGGTGTGCTCTCTGCCTATAAGGACAACGCTGCAGTTATTACCGGCAGCGAGGCGGGCCGTTTCTTCCCGGCGCCGGAAACCGGCGTTTACCGTTATCACCGGGAGCCAGTGCATATACTGATGAAGGTGGAAACCCATAACCACCCGACGGCTATCTCACCGTTTGCCGGTGCTGCGACAGGCTCCGGTGGCGAAATCCGTGATGAAGGGGCGACCGGTCGTGGCTCCAAGCCCAAGGCGGGCCTTGCCGGCTTTACCGTTTCCAACCTTAATATTCCGGGCGACGAGCAGCCCTGGGAGTTTGGTTATGGCAAGCCGGAACGGATCGCCTCGCCGCTGGATATCATGATTGAAGGTCCTATAGGTGGTGCCGCTTTCAATAACGAGTTTGGCCGGCCCAACCTGGCAGGTTACTTCCGGACCTTTGAAGAGAAGGTTCCCGGTGCGGCAGGCGAAGAAGTGCGTGGTTACCACAAGCCCATCATGATCGCCGGCGGCCTGGGTAACATTCGTGAGAATCACGTCGAGAAGGGCAATATCCCGGTTGGTGCCAAACTGATTGTGCTGGGCGGCCCTTCTATGCTGATCGGACTTGGTGGTGGCGCTGCGTCCTCTATGGATTCCGGTTCCAGCAACGAAAATCTGGATTTTGCTTCGGTTCAGCGGGACAACCCGGAGATGGAACGCCGGTGCCAGGAAGTGATTGACCGTTGCTGGCAGATGGGGGAGGACAACCCAATTTGCTTTATCCACGATGTGGGCGCCGGTGGTCTCTCCAATGCCATGCCTGAGTTGGTCAAAGACGGTGGCCGGGGCGGCAAGTTCGAATTGCGTGATATCCCGAGTGACGAGCCCGGCATGTCGCCCCTGGAGATCTGGTGTAACGAATCCCAGGAACGGTATGTGATGGCTGTGGCGCCGGAAAATCTGGACTTGTTCGATGCCCTTTGTCGTCGTGAGCGCTGTCCTTATGCCGTGATCGGTGAAGCTACCGAGTCGCACCACCTGGAACTGGGCGACTCCTACTTTGATGACAAGCCCGTCGACCTGCCAATGGAAGTGTTGTTTGGCAAGCCGCCGAGAATGCATCGCAGCGTTGCGCGTTCGTCGTTTACCAAGCCGATCTTCGATTCCACCAAGATCGATTTGCACGACGCAATTCGACGCGTACTCCGCTTGCCATCGGTGGGCTCCAAGAGCTTCCTGATTACCATTGGTGACCGCACCATTACCGGGCTGGTCGCCCGCGATCAGATGGTTGGTCCCTGGCAGGTGCCGGTTAGCGATGTGGCTGTTACTGCGGCGTCCTTCGACGTGCGCACAGGTGAGGCCATGGCCATGGGCGAGCGCACACCCCTGGCGGTAATAGATGCCCCCGCCTCTGGCCGCATGGCCGTCGGTGAAGTGATTACCAATCTGGCGGCGGCAGCGATCGGCAAGCTTTCTGACATTCGCCTGTCGGCGAACTGGATGGCTGCAGCCGGTCACCCCGGTGAAGACGAGAATCTTTACGAGGCCGTCAAAGCCGTTGGTATGGAATTGTGCCCGTCCCTGGGTATTACCATTCCCGTGGGCAAAGACTCCATGTCGATGAAAACCACCTGGGAAGAGGACAACGGCGAGCAGAAGAGTGTGACCGCACCGCTGTCTCTGATTGTCAGTGGTTTCGCGCCGGTAACCGATGTTGCCCGCACACTTACCCCCCAGTTGCGATCGGATGCTGGTGAAACAGACCTTATTCTGATTGATCTGGCCGCAGGCCAGAATCGTCTTGGTGGCTCGGCGCTTGCGCAGGTATACCGTCAGGTTGGAGCAGTCGCGCCTGACCTGGATGATCCGGAAGATATCAAGGCTTTCTTTGCAGTTGTCCAGGGCCTGAACGCCGACGGCAAACTGCTGGCCTACCATGATCGCTCCGACGGTGGTCTGTTTGTCACCCTGGCCGAAATGGCGTTTGCAGGCCGGACCGGTCTGGACATCAAACTGGATGGTCTTGCTGAAGACAGCTCCCAGTTTGCCCGTGAACTGTTCAACGAGGAACTGGGCGCTGTGATCCAGGTTCGCCGTGACGACACCAGTTTTGTCCTGCAGCAGTTCTCGGCCGCCGGCCTGGGCGACCATACCAGTGTTGTGGGCACACTGAATGACAAGGACCGTGTGCGCCTGACATTCGGCGGTGACACTGTGGTGGATGAATCCCGCAGTGAACTACAGCGGCTGTGGGCGGAAACCAGTTACCAAATTCAGTCCCTGCGGGATAACGCGGACTGCGCCCAGGAGGAATTTGACAACCTGCTGGATGAGAGCGATCCGGGGCTGAGCGTCGATCTTGCATTCGATATCAATGAAGACGTTGCGGCGCCATTTATCAATGCCGGTGCACGGCCGAAAGTTGCGGTGCTTCGGGAGCAGGGCGTTAACGGTCAGGTTGAAATGGCCGCGGCGTTTGATCGGGCTGGGTTCGAGGCGATAGACGTTCATATGAGCGACCTGTTGTCTGGCCGCATTACGCTGGAGGCGTTCCAGAGCCTGGTTGCCTGTGGTGGTTTCTCCTACGGCGATGTGCTGGGCGCTGGCGAGGGCTGGGCGAAGTCCATTCTGTTCAATGACCGGGTGCGTGATCAGTTTGCGGCCTTCTTCAACCGTCAGGACACCCTTGCGTTGGGCGTCTGCAATGGTTGTCAGATGCTTTCCAATCTGCATGAACTGATTCCGGGAAGCGAAGGCTGGCCGCGTTTTGTGCGTAACCAGTCCGAACAGTTTGAGGCCCGTCTGGTCATGGTGGAAGTGGCGCCGTCACCGTCTGCGTTCCTTGATGGCATGGCCGGCTCCCGCATGCCGATTGCCGTTGCCCACGGTGAGGGGCGAGTGGAGTTTGCCTCTGGTAATTCAGCTCAGTCGCTTGCGGACAACGAGTTGGTGGCCATGCGATATGTGGACAACCGGGGTCAGCAGACCACGCGGTATCCCTATAACCCGAACGGTTCAGAGGCTGGCATCACTGGTGTTACTTCCCGGGATGGCCGGGTGACCATCATGATGCCGCACCCAGAGCGGGTATTCCGGGCGGTGCAGCATTCCTGGCGGCCTGATGGCTGGCAGGAAGATGGTCCCTGGATTCGCATGTTCAGAAATGCTCGGCGCTGGATTGGCTGA
- a CDS encoding YqfO family protein, which translates to MYKLCYFVPASHIEQTKQALFDVGAGKIGDYDSCAWQCEGEGQFRPLAGSDPFLGSQGELERVREFKVELVCSDELIKPAVDALKQAHPYEEPAYEVYRLETF; encoded by the coding sequence ATGTACAAGCTTTGCTACTTCGTACCGGCGAGCCATATTGAGCAAACCAAGCAGGCATTATTTGATGTTGGCGCGGGAAAAATCGGTGATTACGACAGCTGTGCATGGCAGTGCGAAGGCGAGGGGCAGTTCCGCCCCCTGGCGGGGAGCGATCCGTTTCTGGGAAGCCAGGGAGAGCTTGAGCGTGTTAGGGAATTCAAGGTGGAACTGGTGTGCAGCGACGAGCTTATCAAGCCTGCCGTCGATGCACTCAAGCAGGCCCATCCTTACGAGGAGCCCGCCTATGAGGTGTATCGCCTTGAAACGTTCTGA
- a CDS encoding DUF1289 domain-containing protein, translated as MKVADKVRSPCVNVCALDENDICIGCQRTGDEILRWTTMSNDERREVLRKVAEREKQVAL; from the coding sequence ATGAAGGTGGCCGACAAGGTTCGATCGCCGTGCGTGAATGTTTGCGCGCTGGACGAAAATGACATTTGTATCGGTTGCCAGCGCACAGGAGATGAAATCCTCCGCTGGACCACCATGAGTAATGACGAGCGACGAGAGGTTCTGCGCAAAGTGGCGGAACGGGAAAAGCAGGTCGCACTCTGA
- the mltF gene encoding membrane-bound lytic murein transglycosylase MltF, with translation MEIRDLSRFFRHLRSTSLPLALVLTTALSATGCSRPTTLQEVRDVGVLHVITRVAPSIYYEGRDAPTGYDYELARRFAEELGVELRVRVAEDNTEILSVLSRNYAHIGLAGMTEQPDFESRYRAVPIGVQAQSVVVYNRDYSRPSSLADLGGETLHLLADSNHEHLIADDPEGAQIQRHVHPGLDAAGLLARVETGDIAYAAVSSNELDLNHVYFPMVKEGFALGEPRDLVWLFPIAQDETLANAATGFLERARDNGSMAQLAERFYGHLDRLNYVGARTFMHHVENRLPKYQSLFQDYARDIDLDWRLLAAIGYQESHWRPNAVSPTGVRGLMMLTRNTASYIGINNRLDPEESIEGGARYFKMVHAKIPERIPEPDRTWFALASYNVGFGHLEDARRLTESAGRDPDRWMDVKEFLPLLAQKEWYTKTRFGYARGHEPVVYVQNIRRYYDVLTRITEPDQPKPDADQEVVWLDRQPEEKAVLAESPEAPGPDLRAALPPELGVIPPTL, from the coding sequence ATGGAGATCAGGGATTTGTCGCGATTTTTCAGGCATCTTCGTAGTACCAGTCTTCCGCTGGCGTTAGTGTTGACCACCGCATTGTCCGCGACCGGATGTTCCCGCCCGACCACGTTGCAGGAGGTTAGGGACGTTGGTGTGCTTCACGTGATTACCCGCGTAGCGCCCTCTATTTATTACGAGGGTCGAGACGCACCGACAGGATATGATTACGAGCTTGCCCGCCGGTTCGCTGAAGAACTGGGGGTTGAACTCCGTGTGCGGGTGGCCGAAGACAACACCGAGATTCTCTCCGTTCTCTCGCGGAACTACGCCCACATCGGCCTCGCCGGCATGACAGAGCAACCCGATTTCGAAAGCCGGTATCGCGCCGTTCCCATCGGCGTGCAAGCGCAATCGGTTGTGGTTTATAACCGGGACTATTCCCGCCCCAGCTCGCTGGCCGACCTTGGCGGTGAAACCCTGCACCTGCTCGCTGACAGCAACCATGAGCACCTGATTGCCGATGACCCAGAGGGTGCCCAGATTCAACGGCACGTGCATCCCGGACTGGATGCTGCGGGGCTGTTGGCGAGAGTGGAAACCGGAGACATTGCCTACGCCGCGGTTTCATCCAATGAGCTGGACCTCAACCACGTTTACTTTCCCATGGTTAAGGAAGGGTTTGCTCTGGGTGAGCCCAGAGACCTGGTGTGGCTGTTTCCGATCGCCCAGGATGAAACACTGGCGAACGCTGCCACAGGTTTTCTGGAGAGGGCCCGGGATAATGGCTCGATGGCACAATTGGCGGAACGATTTTACGGCCATCTCGACCGTTTAAACTATGTGGGTGCACGCACATTCATGCACCACGTGGAAAATCGCCTGCCAAAGTACCAGTCGCTGTTCCAGGACTACGCAAGAGACATTGACCTTGACTGGCGACTGCTCGCTGCGATCGGCTACCAGGAATCCCATTGGCGCCCGAATGCCGTGTCACCCACCGGGGTTCGGGGCTTGATGATGCTCACCCGCAACACCGCCAGCTACATTGGTATCAACAACCGCCTTGACCCCGAGGAGAGCATTGAAGGTGGCGCCCGCTATTTCAAGATGGTGCACGCCAAGATTCCCGAGCGTATTCCAGAGCCTGACCGCACCTGGTTCGCCCTGGCATCTTACAATGTCGGGTTTGGCCATCTGGAAGATGCGCGAAGGTTGACGGAGTCCGCCGGCAGAGATCCGGATCGCTGGATGGATGTAAAAGAGTTTCTGCCGCTGCTGGCCCAGAAAGAGTGGTACACCAAAACCCGCTTCGGCTACGCCCGTGGCCACGAACCTGTGGTGTACGTGCAGAATATTCGTCGGTATTACGATGTACTGACCCGCATCACGGAGCCCGACCAACCCAAACCTGACGCTGATCAGGAAGTGGTGTGGCTTGATCGGCAGCCTGAAGAAAAAGCAGTACTGGCAGAATCACCTGAGGCGCCAGGTCCGGATTTGCGGGCAGCCTTGCCGCCGGAACTGGGGGTGATTCCGCCCACGCTGTAA